The Methanoplanus sp. FWC-SCC4 genome has a window encoding:
- the bcp gene encoding thioredoxin-dependent thiol peroxidase, giving the protein MDEIKTGDMAPEFSIRDSNEKETCLSVFKGTKIILYFYPKDNTPGCTLEAVSFTEKLKEFEDLDAIVIGISPDSCESHRKFSRKHNIGFILLSNPEHDVLKSYNVWKPKKMFGKEFLGVERSTFLIDENGIIKKIWRKVKVKGHAEEVLKELKS; this is encoded by the coding sequence ATGGATGAAATAAAAACAGGAGATATGGCACCTGAATTTTCTATCAGGGATTCAAATGAGAAAGAAACCTGTCTTTCAGTATTTAAAGGCACAAAAATTATATTATATTTTTATCCAAAAGACAATACTCCCGGATGCACACTCGAAGCGGTAAGTTTTACTGAAAAACTTAAAGAATTTGAAGACCTGGATGCTATTGTTATCGGCATCAGTCCTGATTCATGTGAAAGCCACAGAAAGTTTTCCCGGAAACACAATATCGGATTTATTCTTTTATCCAATCCGGAACATGATGTTCTTAAGTCCTACAATGTGTGGAAACCCAAAAAAATGTTTGGAAAAGAATTCCTTGGCGTTGAAAGAAGTACTTTCCTAATTGATGAAAACGGGATAATTAAAAAAATCTGGAGAAAAGTAAAAGTAAAAGGACATGCAGAAGAAGTTTTAAAAGAATTAAAAAGTTAA